A genomic segment from Nonomuraea helvata encodes:
- a CDS encoding DNRLRE domain-containing protein translates to MATAANSSGRTWAYPDGHLTSDIYAGPARVKQANGEWAWIDNSLVEQNGVLRQRTPSAATAVQFSSGGTAHPFAVLTKGDKGGQLALAWPTPLPKPVVKGQTATYTDAVGPGADLVVMALTTGFRFDIVLREKLKGTFRLRLPLAAKGLDLSTTPDGILQLTDGKGRKIGHGQRPMMWDAGPEHGARRTAVKVSVEKGSDNAVLAIEPDQSFLSDSTTKYPVTIDPTITLGLQADTWVENSTAYGNSQPSDIQLWAGAYEDPFEGTNLVDRSFLKFDSSALAGRWIKDAVLALRQHSSTGCGDASSAIKAQRITAEWNELSLTWANQPAATASGEATARDTAACGEVQTMTWQVSGIAQAWASGAPNYGILLRGTDESAASPDYNRVFGSAEWGGAGIPKLTVTYGLPPEIPAVTSDFVDSMEETDAIVRSGLVGLTYSSSSTDGSAIQYSMAISETTGQLTAPAPVTGASGQAVRQSVTLGNPHSFKFVVKACVAQNVCNQTPAYRISNDAPFPPVSTGADLASPTNPVLYGLLSRPSRGAVTGRFYLYDSAGAPVGPSPVGEGTVQGGQRIALRLPDGLVQAGKSYTWRLQSCVQDACTDKSPANTFTVPASPPPPPTGSATVTVDRSSIVVKSARTAPDACSGSPCPLTASQAIEAGGSGSEERLSLIRPDLGSVPEGARVTRAVLNLGTAACVGGTCPTSAVAVAYAPSAAVGDAATGVSLSQALNPESSSPASASQPTIDLTTLVTAWLQQPSTNYGVVVRGSGGQVPMISFGGAGAVVPTSLVIEYLPPSAPGAVSTPKVRAGDTGALVTWLAPSDPGTLSGVDSYDVQALDTGSRVVKQVTVTETEAVITGLTNGAGYRFQVRALNSRGAGPWALSSTAIPQAVPGGAQQYLDAVRQFAQTDNELAEAKSGTVDQALSTKSQAALLRAAAYTSGPGFSKWAKQAAARKFSQQSSTVTLADSVVAADGTGAVTVHSTVTVQTVFADATGNTPVQTTTDSAVERRDYLFRPNGSQPQLIQSMDADAADPGVPVGELTAEPAGSPPIEPPAEAKPLPVDEAGFSDYSAGAPTPSEEEPTKANLAGINHKGIKLWAVANAQSKVERFSDNDCTNFVSRAINQGGGAPKDFHPFPSLLTRGNNNYWWQNGGLEPINLRTSYSWSAVNNWFRYWMVNKKRASWVPSWKDLRQGDILLWGTGQANSPYGHLSIVSNIDSKGRVFYAQHSGDHAYRSFEQGRPWWRGYYPNGKVYAVRINR, encoded by the coding sequence GTGGCGACCGCAGCCAACTCATCCGGAAGGACATGGGCCTATCCGGACGGCCATCTCACATCCGACATCTATGCCGGCCCTGCCCGAGTGAAGCAGGCTAACGGCGAATGGGCCTGGATCGACAACTCCCTCGTCGAGCAGAATGGCGTTCTGAGGCAGAGGACACCTTCTGCGGCAACCGCAGTCCAGTTCTCGTCAGGTGGCACGGCTCATCCGTTCGCCGTATTAACAAAGGGGGACAAGGGCGGGCAACTCGCGCTCGCTTGGCCTACTCCCCTCCCAAAGCCTGTAGTCAAGGGACAGACCGCGACCTACACTGACGCTGTCGGACCCGGTGCCGATTTGGTGGTCATGGCGCTTACGACCGGTTTTCGGTTTGACATCGTCCTTAGGGAAAAGCTGAAGGGCACATTCCGCCTTCGCCTGCCACTGGCCGCCAAAGGCCTCGATCTGAGTACAACCCCGGACGGGATCCTCCAACTGACCGACGGCAAGGGGCGGAAGATCGGCCATGGTCAGCGACCCATGATGTGGGATGCTGGCCCTGAACATGGGGCGCGCCGTACGGCTGTGAAGGTGAGTGTCGAGAAGGGCAGCGACAACGCCGTCCTGGCCATCGAACCGGACCAGAGCTTTCTGAGCGACTCGACCACCAAGTACCCTGTCACCATCGACCCCACCATCACCCTTGGTTTGCAAGCAGATACGTGGGTCGAAAACTCCACGGCCTATGGCAACTCTCAGCCAAGCGATATCCAGCTTTGGGCCGGGGCCTATGAGGATCCTTTCGAAGGCACGAACCTCGTCGATCGATCGTTCCTGAAGTTCGACTCGTCTGCGCTGGCTGGTCGATGGATCAAGGACGCAGTGCTCGCACTCCGGCAGCACAGTTCCACAGGCTGCGGCGATGCAAGCTCCGCCATAAAGGCTCAGCGGATAACCGCTGAGTGGAACGAACTGAGCCTGACGTGGGCAAATCAGCCGGCAGCCACCGCATCCGGAGAGGCAACGGCCAGAGACACTGCCGCATGTGGCGAGGTCCAGACCATGACGTGGCAGGTGTCCGGCATCGCGCAAGCCTGGGCGAGCGGCGCACCGAATTACGGAATTCTGCTGCGCGGCACAGACGAATCAGCTGCCAGCCCTGATTACAATCGTGTTTTTGGTTCGGCCGAATGGGGCGGCGCGGGCATACCCAAACTGACCGTCACCTACGGGCTCCCGCCCGAAATCCCCGCTGTCACCAGCGACTTCGTCGACTCCATGGAAGAGACCGACGCGATCGTTCGCAGTGGTCTGGTCGGTCTCACCTACTCATCCAGCAGCACCGACGGAAGTGCCATCCAGTACTCGATGGCAATCAGCGAGACCACCGGTCAGCTCACCGCGCCCGCTCCTGTCACTGGAGCGAGTGGCCAGGCCGTACGGCAGAGCGTGACGCTGGGCAATCCGCACAGCTTCAAGTTCGTCGTGAAGGCGTGCGTGGCTCAGAACGTGTGCAATCAGACCCCCGCCTACCGGATCAGCAATGACGCGCCGTTCCCGCCGGTATCCACGGGTGCCGATCTGGCATCCCCGACCAACCCTGTCCTGTACGGCCTGCTGTCGCGACCGTCCAGAGGAGCGGTCACCGGCAGGTTCTACCTCTATGACAGCGCGGGTGCTCCGGTCGGACCAAGCCCCGTGGGCGAGGGTACCGTCCAGGGAGGTCAACGTATCGCCCTGCGACTGCCCGACGGCCTGGTCCAAGCCGGCAAGTCCTACACCTGGCGGCTCCAGTCATGTGTCCAGGATGCGTGCACTGACAAGAGTCCGGCCAACACGTTCACCGTTCCCGCGAGCCCACCTCCTCCGCCCACCGGCTCGGCCACGGTTACCGTGGACAGGTCGTCCATCGTGGTGAAGTCCGCTCGGACGGCACCCGATGCCTGCTCGGGAAGCCCCTGCCCGCTGACGGCCAGCCAGGCGATCGAGGCAGGTGGCAGCGGCTCAGAGGAAAGGCTCTCCCTGATCAGACCCGACCTCGGCTCGGTTCCCGAGGGCGCTCGAGTCACCCGGGCGGTACTGAACCTCGGCACCGCCGCCTGCGTAGGGGGGACCTGCCCCACGAGCGCCGTGGCCGTGGCATACGCCCCCAGCGCGGCCGTCGGCGACGCCGCCACGGGAGTCAGCCTCAGCCAGGCGCTGAACCCGGAATCCAGTTCCCCCGCCTCGGCTTCACAACCCACCATCGATCTGACCACCCTGGTCACCGCCTGGCTCCAACAGCCGAGCACCAATTATGGAGTCGTGGTCCGCGGCTCCGGCGGCCAGGTTCCGATGATCTCGTTCGGCGGTGCTGGAGCGGTCGTCCCGACCTCCCTTGTCATCGAATATCTGCCTCCGAGCGCTCCCGGTGCTGTCTCCACGCCGAAGGTCAGGGCGGGAGATACCGGAGCGCTGGTGACATGGCTCGCGCCCAGCGATCCGGGTACGCTCAGCGGAGTCGACAGCTACGATGTGCAGGCACTTGACACCGGCAGCCGGGTCGTCAAGCAGGTCACCGTCACGGAGACCGAGGCCGTCATCACCGGCCTGACTAACGGCGCGGGCTATCGATTCCAGGTCCGGGCCCTCAACTCCCGTGGCGCGGGTCCATGGGCCCTCAGCAGCACGGCCATACCCCAGGCTGTGCCAGGCGGCGCCCAGCAGTACTTGGACGCCGTCAGGCAGTTCGCCCAGACGGACAACGAGCTTGCCGAGGCCAAGAGCGGCACAGTCGACCAGGCACTGAGCACCAAGTCCCAGGCTGCGCTGCTGCGGGCCGCCGCGTACACGAGCGGGCCGGGCTTCAGCAAGTGGGCGAAGCAGGCAGCGGCCAGAAAGTTCAGTCAGCAGAGTTCAACAGTGACGCTCGCCGACTCGGTGGTCGCCGCAGACGGCACCGGAGCCGTGACAGTGCACAGCACGGTGACAGTCCAAACAGTGTTCGCCGATGCGACCGGGAACACCCCTGTCCAGACCACGACCGACTCGGCCGTCGAGCGCCGCGATTATCTCTTCCGCCCCAACGGCAGCCAGCCGCAGCTCATCCAGTCCATGGACGCGGACGCTGCCGACCCGGGCGTGCCCGTAGGCGAACTCACCGCTGAGCCAGCCGGCAGCCCGCCGATCGAGCCTCCGGCCGAGGCGAAGCCCCTGCCTGTCGACGAGGCGGGGTTCTCCGACTACAGCGCCGGCGCTCCCACTCCCTCGGAAGAGGAGCCGACCAAGGCCAATCTGGCTGGCATTAACCACAAGGGCATCAAGCTTTGGGCCGTCGCCAACGCTCAGAGCAAGGTCGAACGTTTCTCGGACAACGATTGCACAAATTTCGTTTCCCGGGCGATCAACCAGGGCGGTGGAGCACCGAAGGACTTCCACCCGTTCCCATCTCTCCTCACGCGAGGGAACAACAATTATTGGTGGCAGAACGGAGGCCTGGAACCCATAAATCTCCGAACCTCCTATTCGTGGTCGGCGGTGAACAACTGGTTCCGCTACTGGATGGTTAACAAGAAGCGCGCTTCGTGGGTGCCTTCGTGGAAGGACCTCAGGCAAGGAGACATCCTGCTATGGGGAACCGGCCAGGCGAACTCACCTTACGGGCACCTTTCGATCGTGAGCAACATCGACTCGAAGGGTCGTGTCTTCTACGCCCAGCACAGCGGTGACCACGCCTATCGCTCATTCGAGCAAGGCCGCCCTTGGTGGCGGGGCTACTACCCGAACGGTAAAGTTTACGCCGTCCGCATTAACCGCTGA
- a CDS encoding sensor histidine kinase: protein MKVPRPWSARAWLDTAHVMIGLPVAVLLGGLTLVMAVWPPLLMRSVPWFTRVQRSRFEAFLDSRIPPVRSPSSWRSPATWRQIGYHLLSPFVGFAAAVLVALAWGGAIVGLLSFLPRELQKPPLEFEEFNLRDGRVIALYVAVGLALLLLAPVLARGMAALDLSVARTLLGPSRSELGQRIETLTESRAGVIDAADAERRRIERDLHDGAQQRLVSLAMNLGLARATLTDLPEPAREAIAQAHEEAKQALKELRDFVRGLHPAVLNDQGLDAALSGVAARAPFPVKLHVDIERRTSPTIEAVAFFIVSEALTNIAKHAAATKAELSVRRVGDRLHLLVYDDGCGGARLDGGTGLRGLAQRIHSVDGTLRLSSPLGGPTTIEVELPCE, encoded by the coding sequence ATGAAAGTCCCCCGCCCGTGGTCGGCGCGTGCCTGGCTGGACACGGCCCACGTGATGATCGGCCTGCCGGTCGCCGTGCTGCTCGGCGGGCTGACGCTCGTGATGGCCGTGTGGCCGCCCCTGCTGATGCGGAGCGTGCCGTGGTTCACCAGGGTGCAGCGGTCCAGGTTCGAGGCGTTCCTCGACTCGCGCATCCCGCCCGTGCGCTCGCCGAGCAGCTGGCGCAGCCCGGCCACGTGGCGGCAGATCGGCTACCACCTGCTGTCGCCGTTCGTGGGCTTCGCGGCGGCGGTCCTGGTGGCGCTGGCGTGGGGAGGGGCGATCGTGGGGCTGCTGTCCTTCCTGCCGCGGGAGCTGCAGAAGCCGCCGCTGGAGTTCGAGGAGTTCAATCTCAGAGACGGCAGGGTCATCGCGCTGTACGTGGCGGTCGGGCTCGCGCTGCTGCTGCTCGCGCCGGTGCTGGCGCGCGGCATGGCGGCGCTGGACCTGTCGGTGGCGCGTACGCTGCTCGGCCCGAGCCGTTCCGAGCTGGGCCAGCGGATCGAGACTCTGACCGAGAGCCGGGCGGGCGTGATCGACGCCGCGGACGCCGAGCGGCGCAGGATCGAACGTGACCTGCACGACGGCGCCCAGCAGCGGCTCGTCTCCCTCGCCATGAACCTCGGCCTGGCCAGGGCCACCCTCACCGACCTGCCCGAGCCCGCCCGCGAGGCCATCGCGCAGGCCCACGAGGAGGCCAAGCAGGCGCTCAAGGAGCTGCGTGACTTCGTCCGCGGCCTGCATCCGGCCGTGCTGAACGACCAGGGCCTGGACGCGGCGCTGTCCGGGGTGGCCGCCCGCGCCCCGTTCCCCGTGAAACTCCACGTCGACATCGAACGGCGTACCAGTCCGACTATCGAGGCGGTGGCGTTCTTCATCGTGTCCGAAGCACTGACCAACATCGCCAAGCACGCCGCGGCCACCAAGGCCGAGCTGAGCGTGCGGCGCGTGGGCGACCGCCTGCACCTGCTCGTCTACGACGACGGCTGCGGCGGCGCCCGGCTGGACGGCGGCACGGGCCTGCGCGGCCTGGCCCAGCGGATCCACTCGGTGGACGGGACGCTCCGGCTGTCCAGCCCGCTGGGCGGCCCGACGACGATCGAGGTGGAGCTGCCGTGCGAGTAG
- a CDS encoding response regulator transcription factor: MRVVLAEDSVLLREGLIRLLDASGMQVVAAVDEAEGLLRAAEEHKPELVITDVRMPPTHTDEGLRAALVLRRQQPGLAVLVLSQYVEERYAAQLLASAATGGVGYLLKDRIADVSEFIDALRRVAAGGTALDPEVVAQLLLRGNSDPLERLTPREHEVLKLMAEGRSNAGIGQALVLSEGAVGKHIGNIFTKLDLSPAEGDHRRVLAVLQFLKIRSLP; the protein is encoded by the coding sequence GTGCGAGTAGTGCTGGCCGAGGACTCCGTGCTGCTGCGCGAAGGGCTGATCCGGCTCCTGGACGCCTCGGGCATGCAGGTGGTGGCGGCCGTGGACGAGGCCGAGGGGCTGCTGCGGGCGGCGGAGGAGCACAAGCCCGAGCTGGTCATCACGGACGTCCGGATGCCGCCCACGCACACCGACGAGGGCCTGCGGGCCGCACTCGTGCTGCGCCGCCAGCAGCCGGGGCTGGCGGTCCTGGTGCTCTCGCAGTACGTCGAGGAGCGCTACGCCGCCCAGCTCCTCGCCTCCGCCGCGACGGGCGGAGTCGGTTACCTGCTCAAGGACCGGATCGCGGATGTGTCGGAGTTCATCGACGCCCTGCGCAGGGTGGCCGCGGGCGGCACCGCGCTCGATCCGGAGGTGGTGGCCCAGCTCCTGCTGCGCGGCAACAGCGACCCGCTCGAACGGCTGACGCCCAGGGAGCACGAGGTGCTCAAGCTGATGGCGGAGGGCCGCTCCAACGCCGGCATCGGCCAGGCCCTGGTGCTCAGCGAGGGGGCGGTGGGCAAGCACATCGGCAACATCTTCACCAAGCTCGACCTCTCGCCCGCCGAGGGCGACCACCGGCGCGTGCTGGCCGTGCTGCAGTTCCTCAAGATCCGGAGCCTGCCGTGA